Proteins from one Thiohalorhabdus sp. Cl-TMA genomic window:
- a CDS encoding ABC transporter permease — MNIHAIRAIYGYEMARTGRTLLQSIVSPVISTSLYFVVFGAAIGSRITEVEGVTYGSFIVPGLIMLMLLTQSVSNASFAIFFPRFTGTIFEVLSAPVSAFEVVIGYVGAAATKSVVLGLIILGTAALFVPLEIAHPVWMLAFLVLTALSFSLFGFIIGIWADNFEKLQLVPLLVLTPLTFLGGTFYSIDMLPPVWQTVTLFNPVVYLVSGFRWSFFGLADVSVAVSLGMILLFLALCMTTVWWIFRTGYRLKT; from the coding sequence ATGAACATCCACGCTATCCGAGCGATCTACGGCTACGAAATGGCGCGCACCGGGCGCACGCTGCTCCAGAGCATCGTCTCGCCGGTGATCTCCACCTCCCTGTATTTCGTCGTTTTCGGCGCCGCCATCGGCTCGCGCATCACCGAGGTGGAGGGGGTCACCTACGGCTCCTTCATCGTGCCGGGGCTCATCATGCTCATGCTGCTGACCCAGAGCGTGTCCAACGCCTCCTTCGCCATCTTCTTCCCGCGCTTCACGGGTACCATCTTCGAGGTGCTCTCCGCCCCGGTTTCCGCCTTCGAGGTGGTGATCGGCTATGTGGGCGCCGCCGCCACCAAGTCGGTGGTGCTGGGGCTCATCATCCTCGGCACGGCGGCCCTGTTCGTGCCCCTGGAGATCGCCCATCCGGTCTGGATGCTGGCGTTCCTGGTGCTTACGGCCCTGTCCTTCAGCCTGTTCGGCTTCATCATCGGCATCTGGGCGGACAACTTCGAGAAGCTGCAGCTCGTGCCGCTTCTGGTGCTCACGCCGCTGACCTTCCTGGGCGGCACCTTCTATTCCATCGACATGCTGCCGCCGGTCTGGCAGACGGTGACCCTGTTCAACCCCGTGGTCTACCTGGTGAGCGGCTTCCGCTGGAGCTTCTTCGGCCTGGCGGACGTGAGCGTCGCCGTCAGCCTCGGCATGATCCTGCTGTTCCTGGCCCTGTGCATGACCACGGTCTGGTGGATCTTCCGTACCGGCTATCGGCTCAAGACCTGA
- a CDS encoding ABC transporter ATP-binding protein, which yields MYGKDDFELRHAPHDLDRDFPASGAGRPETTPAISVSNLNKTYDSGFQALRDIDLEVHRGEIFALLGPNGAGKTTLISIICGLVNATSGRVLVEGHDNFSAYREARSRVALVPQELTTESFETVWATVSFSRGLFGKPPNPDHIEKVLRDLSLWDKRNNKIMTLSGGMKRRLLIAKALSHEPRVLFLDEPTAGVDVDLRHGMWEVVRHLRETGVTVILTTHYIEEAEEMADRVGVINKGSLVVVEEKNELMRKLGGKRLTLQLSEPLERIPEGLDGRNLDLAADGYELTYTYDSNGEGTDIAALLTELGEAGIHFTDLHTEQSSLEDIFVSLVRERQ from the coding sequence ATGTACGGCAAGGACGATTTCGAGCTCAGGCATGCGCCCCATGACCTGGATCGCGATTTCCCGGCCTCCGGGGCGGGACGCCCGGAGACAACGCCGGCCATATCCGTTTCGAACCTCAACAAGACCTACGATTCCGGCTTCCAGGCCCTGCGCGACATCGACTTGGAGGTCCACCGCGGTGAGATCTTCGCCCTGCTCGGCCCCAATGGGGCGGGCAAGACGACCCTGATCAGCATCATCTGCGGGCTGGTCAACGCCACCTCCGGCCGCGTGCTCGTGGAGGGCCACGATAACTTCTCCGCCTACCGGGAGGCGCGCTCGCGGGTGGCCCTGGTGCCGCAGGAGCTGACCACCGAGTCCTTCGAGACGGTCTGGGCCACGGTGAGCTTCAGCCGCGGCCTGTTCGGCAAGCCGCCCAACCCCGACCACATCGAGAAGGTGCTGCGCGACCTGTCTCTGTGGGACAAGCGAAACAACAAGATCATGACGCTGTCCGGGGGCATGAAGCGGCGCCTGCTCATCGCCAAGGCGCTTTCCCACGAGCCCCGCGTGCTGTTCCTCGATGAGCCCACCGCCGGGGTGGACGTGGACCTCCGTCATGGCATGTGGGAGGTGGTGCGCCACCTGCGCGAGACCGGCGTAACGGTGATCCTGACCACCCACTACATCGAGGAGGCCGAGGAGATGGCCGATCGGGTGGGGGTCATCAACAAGGGCAGCCTGGTGGTGGTGGAGGAGAAGAACGAGCTCATGCGCAAGCTCGGCGGCAAGCGGCTCACCTTGCAGCTTTCCGAGCCGCTGGAGCGAATCCCGGAGGGCCTGGACGGCCGCAACCTGGATCTGGCGGCGGACGGCTACGAGCTCACCTATACCTACGATTCCAACGGCGAGGGCACGGACATCGCCGCGCTTCTCACGGAGCTGGGCGAGGCCGGCATCCATTTCACCGACCTCCACACGGAGCAGAGCTCCCTGGAGGACATCTTCGTCAGCCTGGTGCGGGAACGGCAATGA
- a CDS encoding TetR family transcriptional regulator: protein MTDEPLTADRILDAAEEVLRRFGPSKTTVVDVARALDVSHGTIYRHFPNKAALRDAVAERWLARVSAPLEAIAAEKGPADDRLRRWLQALAWAKRRKVLDDPELFATYHALAEQARGVVDAHVEALIGQLARIIQDGMAAGIFTVTDARAAARAVFDATMRFHHPAHSAQWQDPGIDEAFEEVLQMVLAALAGRHPD from the coding sequence GTGACGGATGAACCGCTGACCGCCGATCGCATTCTGGATGCCGCCGAGGAGGTCCTGCGCCGCTTCGGGCCATCGAAGACTACGGTGGTGGATGTGGCGCGCGCGCTGGATGTCAGCCACGGGACCATATATCGGCACTTCCCGAACAAGGCCGCCCTGCGCGATGCGGTGGCGGAGCGCTGGCTCGCCCGGGTATCGGCGCCGCTGGAGGCCATCGCCGCGGAGAAGGGGCCCGCCGACGACCGTCTGCGGCGATGGCTGCAGGCGCTCGCGTGGGCCAAGCGGCGCAAGGTGCTCGACGACCCGGAATTGTTCGCCACCTACCACGCCCTCGCCGAGCAGGCCCGCGGCGTGGTGGACGCCCATGTGGAGGCGCTGATCGGGCAGCTGGCGCGGATCATCCAGGACGGGATGGCCGCGGGGATTTTCACGGTCACCGACGCGCGAGCCGCCGCGCGCGCGGTCTTCGATGCCACCATGCGCTTCCACCATCCGGCGCACAGCGCCCAGTGGCAGGACCCGGGCATCGACGAGGCCTTCGAGGAGGTCCTGCAAATGGTGCTCGCCGCCCTGGCGGGACGTCATCCGGACTAG
- a CDS encoding aldo/keto reductase, protein MHTRAMAGGPEVSALGLGCMGMSDFYGAADPAESIATVNEALDCGVTLLDTGDFYGMGHNELLLREILWERPREELFIAVKFGALRDPAGRFTGVDARPEAVQNFLAHTLTRLGTDYVDLYQPARVDPNVPIEETVGAMAQMRQAGHVRHLGLSEAGAETLRRAHREHPLTWLQIEYSLLSRGIEEEILPACRELGIAVSAYGVLSRGLLSGHWSRDRSERARDFRGHLPRFQGGNLDNNLALVQALDGLAAEKNVSVAQLAIAWVLAQGDDIVPLIGARTRERLRESLGALDVVLSAEELARIETAVPRDAVAGERYGAEQMAMLDSEHKGGTPPGDG, encoded by the coding sequence ATGCATACGCGCGCAATGGCCGGCGGCCCCGAGGTTTCCGCACTGGGACTGGGCTGCATGGGCATGTCGGATTTCTACGGCGCCGCGGATCCCGCGGAATCCATCGCCACCGTGAACGAGGCGCTGGACTGCGGGGTGACCCTGCTGGATACCGGGGATTTCTACGGCATGGGGCACAATGAGCTGCTTCTGCGGGAAATCCTCTGGGAGCGGCCCCGCGAGGAGCTGTTCATCGCCGTGAAGTTCGGCGCCCTGCGGGACCCAGCGGGCCGCTTCACCGGCGTCGATGCCCGGCCCGAGGCCGTGCAGAACTTCCTGGCCCATACGCTTACGCGGCTCGGCACCGACTATGTGGACCTGTACCAGCCCGCCCGGGTGGATCCGAACGTGCCCATCGAGGAGACCGTGGGAGCCATGGCGCAGATGCGGCAGGCCGGGCACGTGCGGCACCTCGGCCTCTCGGAGGCCGGCGCGGAGACCCTGCGCCGGGCGCACCGCGAGCATCCACTCACCTGGCTGCAGATCGAGTACTCCCTGCTCTCGCGCGGCATCGAGGAGGAGATCCTGCCCGCCTGCCGGGAGCTGGGTATCGCCGTGAGCGCCTACGGCGTACTGTCGCGGGGTCTGCTCTCCGGCCATTGGTCCAGGGACCGGTCCGAGCGGGCCCGGGATTTTCGCGGCCATTTGCCGCGCTTCCAGGGCGGCAATCTCGACAACAATCTCGCGCTGGTTCAGGCTCTGGACGGCCTCGCGGCGGAGAAGAACGTCTCCGTGGCCCAGCTCGCTATCGCCTGGGTGCTCGCTCAGGGAGACGATATCGTCCCCTTGATCGGCGCCCGTACCCGCGAGCGGCTGCGGGAATCCCTCGGGGCGCTGGATGTGGTGCTGAGCGCGGAGGAGCTCGCGCGGATCGAGACGGCCGTGCCCCGGGACGCGGTGGCCGGTGAACGCTATGGTGCCGAGCAGATGGCCATGCTGGACAGCGAGCACAAAGGAGGGACCCCGCCCGGTGACGGATGA
- a CDS encoding tautomerase family protein, translating to MPTVRLTVPQNDLSKADKEEMVERLTQTVSTFFQERKQEDVRNFVMVQISETAESGYALGGEIIG from the coding sequence ATGCCGACGGTTCGCCTGACGGTTCCCCAGAACGATCTTTCCAAGGCCGACAAGGAGGAAATGGTGGAGCGCCTGACCCAGACGGTCAGCACCTTCTTCCAGGAACGGAAGCAGGAGGATGTACGGAACTTCGTCATGGTCCAGATCAGCGAGACCGCGGAAAGCGGTTACGCGCTGGGCGGCGAGATCATCGGGTGA
- a CDS encoding class I SAM-dependent methyltransferase: MSKPEVKTDEKKQHFDDIYVAETPVPYKERILDALEYVSDNFNRQTFDRLILPWAQQKAADGSPLNFVDLAGCFGNTTMATLNGMDYDAIRNNWRSEEAAKTVDQPRRFPAHTTGIDISANALAYGKSAGLYDETIEADLNAPAPETRKAVDAALENADILISTAALVYLEPEAVAELLDAFARGSGEGYMLVNFLNPFAPDQADATKRQLLERFEFVGSGASRHRKLSPLEQENYPGEEWSLLEIWVLRRKS; the protein is encoded by the coding sequence ATGAGCAAGCCGGAAGTGAAGACCGACGAAAAGAAGCAGCACTTCGACGACATCTACGTCGCGGAGACCCCCGTTCCGTACAAGGAGCGGATCCTGGACGCGCTGGAGTACGTCTCCGACAACTTCAACCGCCAGACCTTCGACCGCCTGATCCTGCCCTGGGCGCAGCAGAAGGCCGCCGACGGCAGCCCGCTGAACTTCGTCGATCTGGCCGGCTGCTTCGGCAACACCACCATGGCCACCCTGAACGGCATGGACTACGACGCCATCCGCAACAACTGGCGCAGCGAGGAAGCGGCCAAAACCGTCGACCAGCCGCGCCGCTTCCCGGCCCACACCACGGGCATCGACATCTCCGCCAACGCCCTGGCCTACGGGAAGTCCGCCGGGCTCTACGACGAGACCATCGAGGCCGACCTCAACGCGCCGGCCCCCGAGACCCGGAAGGCGGTGGACGCGGCCCTGGAGAACGCCGACATCCTCATCTCCACGGCCGCCCTGGTCTACCTGGAGCCGGAGGCCGTGGCCGAACTACTGGACGCCTTCGCCAGGGGCTCCGGGGAAGGCTACATGCTGGTGAACTTCCTCAATCCCTTCGCCCCGGACCAGGCCGATGCCACCAAGCGCCAGCTCCTGGAACGCTTCGAGTTCGTCGGCAGCGGCGCCTCCCGGCACCGCAAGCTCTCGCCGCTGGAGCAGGAGAACTACCCCGGCGAGGAGTGGTCTCTGCTGGAGATCTGGGTGCTGCGGCGCAAGAGCTGA
- a CDS encoding Smr/MutS family protein: MAKLKLDLHPIARNGAAIEAELNRVMDEAEEKRVKTVEIIHGKGSGQLKKRVLKFLERSDIKARYARVDKDAKNHGRLFVYFKF; encoded by the coding sequence ATGGCCAAGCTGAAGCTCGACTTGCATCCCATTGCCCGCAATGGCGCCGCCATCGAGGCGGAGCTGAATCGGGTGATGGACGAAGCCGAGGAGAAGCGGGTGAAGACCGTGGAGATCATTCACGGCAAGGGCTCCGGGCAGCTCAAGAAGCGGGTGCTGAAGTTCCTGGAGCGCTCCGACATCAAGGCCCGCTACGCCCGCGTGGATAAGGATGCCAAGAACCACGGGCGGCTATTCGTCTACTTCAAGTTCTAG
- a CDS encoding cytochrome B6 gives MFGTNTLAGVCLAGVVGLALYSGVVAQGENGQAERPSGGSYFPVADIDFQKILKEDRAQKDQVMQEQQGLLERRYDLSDRPSDTMMSASRKPVQEGVRVKLPEGVDSWDELNDMTPEEIREKDLFPRGFMPLPHAKHETGGMVFPEEQIEAIRKAEDRNLERFDVAFDLPEHLLPEFPPPLFLTNRPDLGDVSQGKVITIKNFHELFRGVLTPVQLEGMRLLLTPFPQQQFNATHDRKVLEPSNGVACLDCHTNGHTNGAFHLNPDTRPNEARLRIETVSLRGMFNQQIHGSKRALRSVEDFTEFEQRTAYFDGDQVTAAKKGVNVLDRGGQVAAMGQMQTMFDFPPAPKLKADGDLDPAKATDQELFGQKVFRGKGRCAECHSGANFTDSLMHDLHDERFFEPREINGKYTIPTGPIKTFTLRGIKDSPPYLHDDRLMTLADTVEYFNLVLQLDLNQKEKDALVAYMKVI, from the coding sequence ATGTTTGGGACCAACACCCTTGCGGGGGTATGTCTGGCCGGGGTCGTGGGGCTCGCCCTCTATTCCGGAGTGGTGGCCCAGGGAGAGAACGGCCAGGCGGAACGGCCCTCGGGGGGCAGCTATTTCCCCGTGGCGGATATCGATTTCCAGAAGATCCTCAAGGAGGACCGCGCCCAGAAAGACCAGGTTATGCAGGAGCAGCAGGGGCTGCTGGAGAGACGCTACGACTTGTCGGACCGCCCCTCCGACACCATGATGTCCGCCAGCCGCAAACCGGTGCAGGAAGGGGTGCGCGTGAAGCTGCCCGAAGGCGTGGATTCCTGGGATGAACTGAATGACATGACCCCCGAGGAGATCCGCGAGAAGGACCTCTTCCCGCGGGGCTTCATGCCGCTTCCACACGCGAAGCACGAAACCGGCGGCATGGTCTTTCCCGAGGAGCAGATCGAGGCCATCCGCAAGGCCGAGGACCGCAACCTGGAGCGCTTCGATGTGGCCTTCGATCTCCCCGAGCACCTCCTGCCCGAATTCCCGCCGCCGCTGTTCCTGACCAACCGGCCGGACCTCGGCGACGTCTCCCAGGGCAAGGTGATCACCATCAAGAACTTCCACGAGCTGTTCCGGGGCGTGCTGACGCCCGTCCAGCTCGAGGGCATGCGCCTGCTGCTCACGCCCTTCCCGCAGCAGCAGTTCAACGCCACCCACGACCGCAAGGTGCTGGAGCCGAGCAACGGCGTCGCCTGCCTGGACTGCCACACCAACGGCCACACCAACGGGGCCTTCCACCTCAACCCGGACACCCGGCCGAACGAGGCGCGGTTACGGATCGAGACGGTAAGCCTGCGGGGCATGTTCAACCAGCAGATCCACGGCTCCAAGCGGGCCCTGCGCTCGGTGGAGGACTTCACGGAGTTCGAGCAGCGCACGGCCTACTTCGACGGCGACCAGGTGACCGCCGCCAAGAAGGGCGTGAACGTGCTCGACCGCGGTGGACAGGTGGCCGCCATGGGCCAGATGCAGACCATGTTCGACTTCCCGCCGGCGCCCAAGCTGAAGGCCGACGGCGACCTGGACCCGGCCAAGGCCACCGACCAGGAGCTGTTCGGCCAGAAGGTATTCCGCGGCAAGGGCCGGTGCGCCGAATGCCACAGCGGGGCCAACTTCACCGACAGCCTGATGCATGACCTACACGACGAGCGCTTCTTCGAGCCCCGCGAGATCAACGGCAAGTACACCATTCCCACCGGGCCCATCAAGACCTTCACCCTGCGGGGCATCAAGGACTCGCCGCCGTACCTCCATGACGACCGGCTGATGACCCTCGCGGATACGGTGGAGTACTTCAACCTGGTGCTGCAGCTGGACCTCAACCAGAAGGAGAAGGACGCGCTGGTGGCCTACATGAAGGTGATCTAG
- a CDS encoding matrixin family metalloprotease yields MQRILLGFILGVGLLAGPPGAARACDVPIAYSIGEVDRRFDLSRAEFRQAIRDAARAWEAAAGRELFVHRRGADFRIHLRYGAIQQAAERVESLEDNVGALRERIETGKKRLEEAKERLRGKLPPFEERVRAYRREKRAFEARVRRVNEEGGASAQELRALEDRRRRLRRRGAELQAMRRSLKELKTRANRLAVRVNALVQRHNRRVREARELTRPGREFHQGFYMRTGRGAEQIAVNQYRGPGRLRFILAHELGHALGIGHVDDRGAVMYYLNEREDFSRLRLAAADRRALRRACGAAP; encoded by the coding sequence ATGCAACGGATTCTGCTCGGCTTCATCCTCGGCGTCGGGCTCCTGGCGGGCCCGCCAGGAGCGGCCCGCGCCTGCGATGTGCCCATCGCCTACAGCATCGGCGAGGTGGACCGCCGCTTCGATCTCTCCCGTGCGGAATTCCGGCAGGCGATCCGCGACGCCGCCCGGGCTTGGGAGGCGGCCGCCGGGCGGGAGCTGTTCGTGCACCGGCGCGGGGCGGACTTCCGCATCCACCTGCGCTACGGCGCCATCCAGCAGGCCGCGGAGCGGGTGGAGAGCCTGGAGGACAACGTGGGCGCTCTCCGCGAGCGGATCGAAACGGGCAAGAAGCGGCTGGAGGAAGCCAAGGAGCGGCTGCGCGGGAAGCTGCCGCCCTTCGAGGAGCGGGTGCGGGCCTACCGGCGCGAGAAGCGGGCCTTCGAGGCCCGCGTCCGGCGGGTGAACGAGGAGGGCGGGGCGTCGGCGCAGGAGCTGCGGGCCCTGGAGGACCGAAGGCGCCGGCTCCGCCGGCGAGGCGCCGAGCTGCAGGCGATGCGCCGCTCCCTGAAGGAGCTGAAGACCCGGGCCAATCGGCTCGCCGTGCGGGTCAACGCCCTGGTGCAGCGCCACAACCGCCGGGTCCGCGAGGCCCGGGAGCTGACCCGGCCCGGGCGGGAATTCCACCAGGGCTTCTACATGCGCACGGGGCGCGGCGCCGAGCAGATCGCCGTCAACCAGTACCGGGGCCCCGGGCGGCTGCGCTTCATCCTCGCCCACGAGCTGGGCCACGCCCTGGGAATCGGCCATGTGGACGATCGCGGCGCGGTGATGTATTACCTGAACGAGCGGGAGGACTTTTCCCGCCTGCGGCTCGCGGCCGCGGACCGGCGGGCGCTGCGGCGGGCCTGCGGGGCGGCCCCATAG
- a CDS encoding LysR family transcriptional regulator encodes MDRLTELETYVRVVDSGNISRAAERMGVAKSAVSRRLSDLERRLGAQLLTRTTRQLTVTDAGREFYERCKQLLADMEEAESAVADSHGALRGRLRIAAPVTFGISHLVPLLTEFMRLHPEVQIDVDFSDRHVNLIEDGFDVAVRIGNLQDSSLIARRMAPIRPIVCASPEYLRRHGEPEVPGDLVHHYCMVYTLSAHGTSWPYEAPDGSSGEVQVPIRAAANTGELLREAAIQGEGIILEPTFTIYEAVRRGALVPILTDYRWNELALHAVYPPTRRLARRVRAFVDFLVDNISDPPYWDQPVNARIAERSGGIPRNDRACGAPWGTTIGRDSHG; translated from the coding sequence TTGGATCGGCTCACCGAGCTTGAGACCTATGTCCGGGTGGTGGACAGCGGCAATATCAGCCGGGCCGCGGAGCGCATGGGGGTGGCCAAATCGGCGGTGAGCCGGCGGCTCTCGGACCTGGAGCGGCGTCTGGGGGCCCAGCTCCTGACACGTACAACCCGCCAGCTTACGGTCACCGATGCGGGACGGGAGTTCTACGAGCGCTGCAAGCAGCTATTGGCCGACATGGAGGAAGCGGAATCGGCGGTCGCCGATTCGCACGGGGCCTTGCGGGGCAGGCTCCGGATCGCGGCGCCGGTAACCTTCGGCATTTCGCATCTGGTGCCGCTCCTTACGGAGTTCATGCGGCTGCATCCGGAGGTTCAGATCGATGTGGACTTCAGCGATCGCCATGTGAACCTCATCGAGGACGGCTTCGATGTGGCGGTCCGCATCGGCAATCTGCAGGATTCCTCGCTGATCGCCCGCCGGATGGCCCCAATCAGGCCCATTGTCTGCGCCAGCCCGGAGTATTTGCGCCGTCACGGCGAGCCGGAGGTGCCCGGGGATCTGGTGCATCACTACTGCATGGTCTACACCTTGTCCGCGCACGGCACCTCCTGGCCCTATGAGGCCCCCGACGGCTCCTCCGGGGAGGTGCAGGTGCCGATCCGGGCGGCGGCCAATACCGGCGAGCTCCTGCGGGAGGCCGCCATCCAGGGGGAAGGGATCATCCTGGAGCCGACGTTCACGATTTACGAGGCGGTGCGGCGGGGGGCGCTCGTGCCCATCCTCACCGACTACCGCTGGAACGAGCTGGCGCTGCACGCTGTCTATCCGCCGACCCGGCGTCTGGCCCGCCGCGTGCGGGCCTTCGTCGATTTCCTGGTGGACAACATCAGCGACCCGCCTTACTGGGATCAGCCCGTGAATGCGCGGATCGCCGAGCGGAGCGGGGGTATCCCGAGGAATGATCGGGCTTGCGGGGCACCGTGGGGTACAACCATTGGCCGGGATTCCCACGGGTAG